One Stigmatopora nigra isolate UIUO_SnigA chromosome 1, RoL_Snig_1.1, whole genome shotgun sequence DNA segment encodes these proteins:
- the LOC144199835 gene encoding serine/threonine-protein phosphatase 6 regulatory ankyrin repeat subunit C-like: MGVLNIADQPPLVQAIFNRNAEEVQQLLHKKEDVNALDQERRTPLHAAACMGDVHIMDLLIESGANVNAKDHVWLTPLHRAAASRNERAVGLLLRRGAEASARDKFWQTALHVAAANRATRCAEALLSQLSNLNMADRTGRTALHHAAQSGFQEMVKLLLNKGANLSAIDKKERQPIHSAAYLGHGEVVKLLVSRGADKSSKDKQGYTALHAAAASGHIDIVKYLLRMGAEIDEPNGFGNTALHMACYMGQEAVATELVNHGANVNQPNRCGYTPLHLAAVSTNGALCLELLVNNGADVNQQSKEGKSPLHMAAIHGRFTRSQILIQNGGEIDCVDRYGNTPLHVAAKFGHELLISTLMTNGADTARRGIHGMFPLHLAVLYGFSDCCRKLLSSGQLYSIVSSMSKEHVLSAGFDINTPDNFGRTCLHAAASGGNVECLNLLLSSGTDLNRRDLMGRTPLHYAAANGRYQCTVTLVIAGAEINEPDQTGCTPLHYSAASQAFSRGDGNFYGNHQQGEEEVKESYFCLEHLLDNGADPSMVNAKGYSAVHYAAYHGNTQNLELLLEMSFNALGDIESSIPVSPLHLAADRGHWQALQVLTETAAYVDMQDAAGRSVLYLAAQKGYARCVEVLLAQGASCLLNDNRLIWTPIHVAAAHGYSDCLHKMIECGEEGDLANVADKFGQTPLMLAVLGGYTDCVRFLLAKGAVPDAKDKRGSTALHRGALLGHDDCVSALLEHKASALCQDSLGRTPMHYAASRGHAEILGNLVQAVTATAELQDRLLDNKQFTPLHWAAYKGHEDCLEVLLEFKTFIHEEGNPFTPLHCALMNGHSGAAERLLECAGVHMINTRDAKGRTPLHAAAFAEDVAGLQLVLRHGTEINAVDNNGRSALMVAADKGHSGTVAILLHRAKADLTLLDENRNTALHLACNKAHEMCALLILGEIHSPTLVNATNSALQMPLHLAARNGLATVVQALLSRGATVLAVDEEGHTPALACAPNKDVADCLALILSTMKPFPQLDPSSCSCSSPGVSPSPGLNLLKHCGITATCASLPSNGLHNGYVKDRHGAPVGVDGCLSE, from the exons ATGGGAGTACTCAACATTGCAGACCAG CCTCCTCTGGTCCAGGCCATCTTCAATCGTAATGCTGAAGAAGTCCAACAATTATTGCACAAAAAGGAGGATGTCAATGCACTG GACCAAGAGCGCCGTACGCCACTTCATGCTGCTGCCTGCATGGGTGATGTTCATATCATGGATCTCCTCATTGAATCAG GTGCCAATGTGAACGCTAAAGACCATGTATGGCTCACCCCCTTGCACAGGGCAGCTGCCTCCAGGAACGAA AGGGCCGTGGGTCTGCTTTTGAGACGCGGCGCCGAGGCCAGCGCCCGAGACAAGTTCTGGCAGACGGCGCTTCACGTGGCCGCGGCCAACCGAGCCACTCGCTGCGCCGAGGCTTTGCTGAGCCAGCTGAGTAACCTGAACATGGCGGATCGCACCGGCAGAACTGCACTGCACCACGCCGCTCAGAGTGGGTTCCAGGAG ATGGTGAAGCTGCTGTTAAACAAGGGAGCCAACTTGAGTGCCATCGATAAGAAGGAGCGTCAGCCCATCCACTCTGCTGCTTACTTGG GACATGGGGAGGTTGTGAAACTGCTGGTGTCACGCGGCGCAGACAAGAGCAGCAAGGACAAGCAGGGCTACACGGCTCttcacgccgccgccgccagtgGCCACATCGACATTGTAAAATACCTGCTGAGGATGGGGGCGGAG ATTGATGAGCCCAACGGATTTGGGAACACAGCGCTCCACATGGCTTGTTACATGGGGCAGGAAGCCGTAGCCACCGAGCTGGTTAACCATGGCGCCAACGTCAACCAGCCCAACAGGTGTGGCTACACGCCTCTGCACCTGGCTGCTGTTTCCACGAATGGCGCTCTGTGTCTGGAGTTGCTGGTCAACAACGGGGCTGATGTCAACCAGCAA AGCAAAGAAGGGAAGAGCCCCCTGCACATGGCAGCCATTCATGGACGCTTCACTCGCTCTCAGATCCTCATCCAGAATG GTGGTGAAATTGATTGTGTGGATAGATATGGCAATACTCCTCTCCATGTCGCTGCTAAGTTCGGCCATGAACTGCTGATCAGCACGCTGATGACCAATGGAGCAGACACGGCAAG ACGCGGGATTCACGGAATGTTCCCCTTGCACTTAGCAGTGCTGTATGGGTTTTCGGACTGTTGTCGCAAGTTACTGTCCTCAG GTCAGCTGTACAGTATCGTCTCCTCCATGAGTAAGGAACACGTGCTGTCGGCAGGGTTCGACATTAACACTCCTGACAACTTTGGGAGGACCTGTCTACACGCTGCTGCCTCTGGAGG AAATGTTGAATGTCTGAACTTGCTCTTAAGTAGCGGCACAGATTTGAACAGGAGGGACCTAATGGGAAG GACACCATTACACTACGCGGCTGCTAATGGGAGGTACCAGTGCACTGTGACCCTGGTGATTGCTGGGGCTGAGATCAATGAGCCTGATCAAACTGGCTGTACCCCTCTGCACTACTCTGCAGCCTCTCAAGCCTTCAGCAG GGGTGATGGTAATTTTTATGGGAATCATCAGCAGGGTGAAGAAGAAGTGAAGGAATCCTACTT CTGCTTGGAGCATCTTCTGGACAATGGTGCCGATCCTTCGATGGTCAACGCTAAAGGTTACAGCGCTGTTCACTACGCAGCTTATCATGGAAACACACAGAACCTGGAGTTG CTGTTGGAGATGTCTTTTAATGCACTTGGAGACATAGAAAGCAGTATTCCTGTCAGTCCCTTGCATCTCGCT GCTGACAGAGGTCACTGGCAGGCACTGCAGGTACTAACCGAGACGGCAGCCTATGTGGATATGCAGGATGCCGCTGGCCGCTCCGTGCTCTACCTGGCTGCCCAGAAAGGCTACGCCAGATGTGTGGAGGTGCTCTTGGCTCAGGGTGCTTCATGTCTTCTTAACGACAACCGCCTCATTTGGACCCCGATTCATGTTGCGG CTGCTCACGGATATTCAGACTGCCTGCACAAGATGATTGAATGCGGGGAGGAGGGTGACCTCGCCAATGTGGCAGACAAGTTTGGCCA GACACCTTTGATGCTCGCCGTTCTCGGGGGTTACACCGATTGTGTCCGATTCCTGTTGGCAAAAGGGGCAGTTCCAGATGCCAAGGATAAAAGAGGCAGCACAGCATTGCACAGAGGG GCATTGTTAGGCCATGATGATTGCGTGTCAGCCCTGCTGGAGCACAAAGCTTCCGCACTGTGTCAAGATTCCTTGGGTCGGACGCCCATGCACTACGCCGCATCGAGGGGCCACGCCGAGATCCTGGGAAATTTGGTGCAGGCCGTCACGGCCACAGCGGAACTACAAGACAGACTGCTGGACAATAAACAATTTACTCCACTGCACTGGGCCGCATACAAAG GGCATGAAGACTGTTTGGAGGTTTTACTTGaattcaaaacatttattcatgaaGAGGGAAACCCTTTCACTCCCCTGCACTGTGCGCT GATGAACGGCCACAGCGGTGCTGCAGAACGGCTTCTTGAATGTGCCGGCGTCCACATGATTAACACCAGAGATGCCAAAGGGAG GACACCGCTGCATGCTGCTGCTTTTGCCGAGGATGTCGCAGGTCTTCAGCTAGTGCTTCGCCACGGGACGGAGATCAATGCGGTGGACAACAATGGACGTTCTGCTCTTATGGTTGCTGCTGACAAGGGACATAGTGGCACCGTGG CCATCCTCCTTCATCGGGCGAAGGCTGACCTCACTCTGCTGGATGAAAATAGGAACACTGCCCTGCACCTAGCCTGCAACAAG GCCCATGAAATGTGCGCTCTGCTGATTCTGGGAGAGATCCACAGTCCCACTCTTGTAAACGCTACCAACAGTGCTCTGCAAAT GCCCCTCCATCTCGCTGCCCGTAATGGCTTGGCCACAGTGGTGCAGGCACTGCTGAGCAGGGGAGCCACTGTTTTGGCTGTGGATGAGGAAG GCCACACCCCAGCCCTGGCGTGCGCGCCCAACAAAGACGTGGCTGACTGTCTGGCTCTCATCCTCTCCACCATGAAGCCTTTCCCCCAGCTCGACCCTTCCTCCTGCTCCTGCTCCTCCCCTGGCGTTTCCCCCTCACCGGGCCTCAACTTGCTCAAGCACTGCGGCATCACGGCCACCTGCGCCTCGCTGCCCAGCAACGGCCTACACAACGGCTACGTCAAAGATCGCCACGGCGCACCGGTGGGCGTCGACGGCTGCCTGTCCGAGTGA
- the src gene encoding proto-oncogene tyrosine-protein kinase Src isoform X2, with translation MGVSKSKPKEAGLRTVSLDANLSSGGSSGLHHNAALQSLTPSRSATVEGGLGGNHLVGNKAELTLFGGVDSGSLNSSSSRITLAGGVTTFVALYDYESRTASDLSFRKGERLQIVNNTEGDWWLARSLTTGENGYIPSNYVAPSDSIQAEDHLRLTAESRWYFGKITRRDSERLLLSLENRRGTFLVRESETTKGAYCLSVLDYDNTKGLNVKHYKIRKLDSGGFYITSRTQFSTLQQLVNHYRKHADGLCHSLSDICPVLKPQTQGLAKDAWEIPRESLHLDLKLGQGCFGEVWMGTWNGTTRVAIKTLKPGTMSPEAFLQEAQVMKKLRHEKLVQLYAVVSEEPIYIVTEYMGKGSLLDFLKGEMGKMLRLPQLVDMASQIASGMAYVERMNYVHRDLRAANILVGDNLVCKVADFGLARLIEDNEYTARQGAKFPIKWTAPEAAHYGRFTIKSDVWSFGILLTELATKGRVPYPGMVNREVLDQVERGYRMPCPTECPESLHDLMLTCWKKDPEERPTFEYLQSFLEDYFTSTEPQYQPGENL, from the exons ATGGGGGTGTCCAAAAGTAAGCCTAAGGAGGCGGGTCTACGTACCGTCAGCCTCGATGCCAACCTCAGCTCTGGGGGTTCCAGTGGCTTACACCATAACGCTGCCCTCCAGTCTTTAACTCCAAGTCGTAGCGCCACTGTGGAGGGAGGCCTCGGCGGCAATCACCTCGTGGGTAATAAGGCCGAACTAACCCTGTTTGGCGGTGTGGACAGTGGTAGCCTCAACTCCTCTTCAAGTAGAATCACACTAGCAG GGGGTGTGACGACCTTTGTGGCTTTATATGACTACGAGTCTCGAACAGCTTCTGATCTGTCATTCAGAAAAGGAGAACGCCTGCAGATAGTCAACAACAc AGAGGGTGATTGGTGGCTAGCACGATCCCTGACCACCGGTGAGAATGGATATATTCCCAGCAATTACGTGGCCCCATCGGACTCTATCCAAGCAGAAGA TCATCTCAGACTGACTGCAGAGTCCAG GTGGTACTTTGGCAAGATTACTCGCCGCGACTCAGAGAGGCTCCTGCTCAGTTTGGAGAACAGAAGAGGAACATTCCTGGTGAGAGAAAGCGAGACCACCAAAG GTGCTTATTGTTTGTCTGTGCTCGACTACGACAACACCAAGGGACTGAATGTAAAACACTACAAGATCAGGAAGTTGGACAGTGGTGGCTTTTACATTACTTCCCGCACACAGTTTAGCACTCTGCAGCAGCTTGTTAATCACTATCGCA AACATGCGGATGGGCTTTGCCACAGTCTGAGCGACATCTGTCCAGTGCTGAAACCTCAGACTCAGGGTTTAGCTAAGGATGCGTGGGAAATTCCTAGAGAGTCTCTTCATCTAGACCTCAAGCTCGGACAGGGGTGCTTTGGAGAAGTTTGGATGG GAACATGGAATGGTACAACCCGTGTGGCAATCAAGACGCTAAAACCTGGCACCATGTCTCCTGAGGCATTCCTCCAGGAGGCTCAGGTCATGAAGAAGCTAAGGCATGAGAAGCTGGTTCAGCTTTACGCCGTGGTATCAGAGGAGCCCATCTACATCGTCACTGAGTACATGGGAAAAG GTAGCTTACTGGATTTCCTAAAAGGTGAAATGGGCAAGATGCTCCGCCTCCCTCAGCTGGTGGACATGGCATCACAG ATTGCTTCAGGGATGGCATATGTGGAAAGGATGAACTATGTGCACAGAGATCTGAGAGCCGCCAACATCCTGGTGGGAGATAACCTGGTTTGTAAAGTGGCAGATTTTGGCTTGGCTCGCCTCATCGAGGATAATGAATACACGGCGAGACAAG GAGCCAAATTTCCCATCAAATGGACGGCTCCAGAAGCAGCTCACTATGGCCGTTTCACCATTAAATCTGACGTCTGGTCATTCGGGATCCTGCTTACTGAACTGGCTACCAAAGGAAGAGTGCCATATCCAG GTATGGTAAACCGTGAAGTTCTGGACCAGGTTGAGCGCGGTTACAGGATGCCGTGCCCGACAGAGTGCCCAGAATCTCTGCACGACTTGATGCTGACGTGCTGGAAAAAAGATCCAGAGGAAAGGCCCACCTTTGAGTACCTCCAGAGCTTCCTGGAGGATTACTTTACTTCCACTGAGCCTCAGTATCAGCCTGGCGAGAACTTGTGA
- the src gene encoding proto-oncogene tyrosine-protein kinase Src isoform X3 — protein MGVSKSKPKEAGLRTVSLDANLSSGGSSGLHHNAALQSLTPSRSATVEGGLGGNHLVGNKAELTLFGGVDSGSLNSSSSRITLAGGVTTFVALYDYESRTASDLSFRKGERLQIVNNTRKVNCREGDWWLARSLTTGENGYIPSNYVAPSDSIQAEEWYFGKITRRDSERLLLSLENRRGTFLVRESETTKGAYCLSVLDYDNTKGLNVKHYKIRKLDSGGFYITSRTQFSTLQQLVNHYRKHADGLCHSLSDICPVLKPQTQGLAKDAWEIPRESLHLDLKLGQGCFGEVWMGTWNGTTRVAIKTLKPGTMSPEAFLQEAQVMKKLRHEKLVQLYAVVSEEPIYIVTEYMGKGSLLDFLKGEMGKMLRLPQLVDMASQIASGMAYVERMNYVHRDLRAANILVGDNLVCKVADFGLARLIEDNEYTARQGAKFPIKWTAPEAAHYGRFTIKSDVWSFGILLTELATKGRVPYPGMVNREVLDQVERGYRMPCPTECPESLHDLMLTCWKKDPEERPTFEYLQSFLEDYFTSTEPQYQPGENL, from the exons ATGGGGGTGTCCAAAAGTAAGCCTAAGGAGGCGGGTCTACGTACCGTCAGCCTCGATGCCAACCTCAGCTCTGGGGGTTCCAGTGGCTTACACCATAACGCTGCCCTCCAGTCTTTAACTCCAAGTCGTAGCGCCACTGTGGAGGGAGGCCTCGGCGGCAATCACCTCGTGGGTAATAAGGCCGAACTAACCCTGTTTGGCGGTGTGGACAGTGGTAGCCTCAACTCCTCTTCAAGTAGAATCACACTAGCAG GGGGTGTGACGACCTTTGTGGCTTTATATGACTACGAGTCTCGAACAGCTTCTGATCTGTCATTCAGAAAAGGAGAACGCCTGCAGATAGTCAACAACAc GAGAAAGGTGAACTGCAG AGAGGGTGATTGGTGGCTAGCACGATCCCTGACCACCGGTGAGAATGGATATATTCCCAGCAATTACGTGGCCCCATCGGACTCTATCCAAGCAGAAGA GTGGTACTTTGGCAAGATTACTCGCCGCGACTCAGAGAGGCTCCTGCTCAGTTTGGAGAACAGAAGAGGAACATTCCTGGTGAGAGAAAGCGAGACCACCAAAG GTGCTTATTGTTTGTCTGTGCTCGACTACGACAACACCAAGGGACTGAATGTAAAACACTACAAGATCAGGAAGTTGGACAGTGGTGGCTTTTACATTACTTCCCGCACACAGTTTAGCACTCTGCAGCAGCTTGTTAATCACTATCGCA AACATGCGGATGGGCTTTGCCACAGTCTGAGCGACATCTGTCCAGTGCTGAAACCTCAGACTCAGGGTTTAGCTAAGGATGCGTGGGAAATTCCTAGAGAGTCTCTTCATCTAGACCTCAAGCTCGGACAGGGGTGCTTTGGAGAAGTTTGGATGG GAACATGGAATGGTACAACCCGTGTGGCAATCAAGACGCTAAAACCTGGCACCATGTCTCCTGAGGCATTCCTCCAGGAGGCTCAGGTCATGAAGAAGCTAAGGCATGAGAAGCTGGTTCAGCTTTACGCCGTGGTATCAGAGGAGCCCATCTACATCGTCACTGAGTACATGGGAAAAG GTAGCTTACTGGATTTCCTAAAAGGTGAAATGGGCAAGATGCTCCGCCTCCCTCAGCTGGTGGACATGGCATCACAG ATTGCTTCAGGGATGGCATATGTGGAAAGGATGAACTATGTGCACAGAGATCTGAGAGCCGCCAACATCCTGGTGGGAGATAACCTGGTTTGTAAAGTGGCAGATTTTGGCTTGGCTCGCCTCATCGAGGATAATGAATACACGGCGAGACAAG GAGCCAAATTTCCCATCAAATGGACGGCTCCAGAAGCAGCTCACTATGGCCGTTTCACCATTAAATCTGACGTCTGGTCATTCGGGATCCTGCTTACTGAACTGGCTACCAAAGGAAGAGTGCCATATCCAG GTATGGTAAACCGTGAAGTTCTGGACCAGGTTGAGCGCGGTTACAGGATGCCGTGCCCGACAGAGTGCCCAGAATCTCTGCACGACTTGATGCTGACGTGCTGGAAAAAAGATCCAGAGGAAAGGCCCACCTTTGAGTACCTCCAGAGCTTCCTGGAGGATTACTTTACTTCCACTGAGCCTCAGTATCAGCCTGGCGAGAACTTGTGA
- the src gene encoding proto-oncogene tyrosine-protein kinase Src isoform X4 codes for MGVSKSKPKEAGLRTVSLDANLSSGGSSGLHHNAALQSLTPSRSATVEGGLGGNHLVGNKAELTLFGGVDSGSLNSSSSRITLAGGVTTFVALYDYESRTASDLSFRKGERLQIVNNTEGDWWLARSLTTGENGYIPSNYVAPSDSIQAEEWYFGKITRRDSERLLLSLENRRGTFLVRESETTKGAYCLSVLDYDNTKGLNVKHYKIRKLDSGGFYITSRTQFSTLQQLVNHYRKHADGLCHSLSDICPVLKPQTQGLAKDAWEIPRESLHLDLKLGQGCFGEVWMGTWNGTTRVAIKTLKPGTMSPEAFLQEAQVMKKLRHEKLVQLYAVVSEEPIYIVTEYMGKGSLLDFLKGEMGKMLRLPQLVDMASQIASGMAYVERMNYVHRDLRAANILVGDNLVCKVADFGLARLIEDNEYTARQGAKFPIKWTAPEAAHYGRFTIKSDVWSFGILLTELATKGRVPYPGMVNREVLDQVERGYRMPCPTECPESLHDLMLTCWKKDPEERPTFEYLQSFLEDYFTSTEPQYQPGENL; via the exons ATGGGGGTGTCCAAAAGTAAGCCTAAGGAGGCGGGTCTACGTACCGTCAGCCTCGATGCCAACCTCAGCTCTGGGGGTTCCAGTGGCTTACACCATAACGCTGCCCTCCAGTCTTTAACTCCAAGTCGTAGCGCCACTGTGGAGGGAGGCCTCGGCGGCAATCACCTCGTGGGTAATAAGGCCGAACTAACCCTGTTTGGCGGTGTGGACAGTGGTAGCCTCAACTCCTCTTCAAGTAGAATCACACTAGCAG GGGGTGTGACGACCTTTGTGGCTTTATATGACTACGAGTCTCGAACAGCTTCTGATCTGTCATTCAGAAAAGGAGAACGCCTGCAGATAGTCAACAACAc AGAGGGTGATTGGTGGCTAGCACGATCCCTGACCACCGGTGAGAATGGATATATTCCCAGCAATTACGTGGCCCCATCGGACTCTATCCAAGCAGAAGA GTGGTACTTTGGCAAGATTACTCGCCGCGACTCAGAGAGGCTCCTGCTCAGTTTGGAGAACAGAAGAGGAACATTCCTGGTGAGAGAAAGCGAGACCACCAAAG GTGCTTATTGTTTGTCTGTGCTCGACTACGACAACACCAAGGGACTGAATGTAAAACACTACAAGATCAGGAAGTTGGACAGTGGTGGCTTTTACATTACTTCCCGCACACAGTTTAGCACTCTGCAGCAGCTTGTTAATCACTATCGCA AACATGCGGATGGGCTTTGCCACAGTCTGAGCGACATCTGTCCAGTGCTGAAACCTCAGACTCAGGGTTTAGCTAAGGATGCGTGGGAAATTCCTAGAGAGTCTCTTCATCTAGACCTCAAGCTCGGACAGGGGTGCTTTGGAGAAGTTTGGATGG GAACATGGAATGGTACAACCCGTGTGGCAATCAAGACGCTAAAACCTGGCACCATGTCTCCTGAGGCATTCCTCCAGGAGGCTCAGGTCATGAAGAAGCTAAGGCATGAGAAGCTGGTTCAGCTTTACGCCGTGGTATCAGAGGAGCCCATCTACATCGTCACTGAGTACATGGGAAAAG GTAGCTTACTGGATTTCCTAAAAGGTGAAATGGGCAAGATGCTCCGCCTCCCTCAGCTGGTGGACATGGCATCACAG ATTGCTTCAGGGATGGCATATGTGGAAAGGATGAACTATGTGCACAGAGATCTGAGAGCCGCCAACATCCTGGTGGGAGATAACCTGGTTTGTAAAGTGGCAGATTTTGGCTTGGCTCGCCTCATCGAGGATAATGAATACACGGCGAGACAAG GAGCCAAATTTCCCATCAAATGGACGGCTCCAGAAGCAGCTCACTATGGCCGTTTCACCATTAAATCTGACGTCTGGTCATTCGGGATCCTGCTTACTGAACTGGCTACCAAAGGAAGAGTGCCATATCCAG GTATGGTAAACCGTGAAGTTCTGGACCAGGTTGAGCGCGGTTACAGGATGCCGTGCCCGACAGAGTGCCCAGAATCTCTGCACGACTTGATGCTGACGTGCTGGAAAAAAGATCCAGAGGAAAGGCCCACCTTTGAGTACCTCCAGAGCTTCCTGGAGGATTACTTTACTTCCACTGAGCCTCAGTATCAGCCTGGCGAGAACTTGTGA
- the src gene encoding proto-oncogene tyrosine-protein kinase Src isoform X1 has protein sequence MGVSKSKPKEAGLRTVSLDANLSSGGSSGLHHNAALQSLTPSRSATVEGGLGGNHLVGNKAELTLFGGVDSGSLNSSSSRITLAGGVTTFVALYDYESRTASDLSFRKGERLQIVNNTRKVNCREGDWWLARSLTTGENGYIPSNYVAPSDSIQAEDHLRLTAESRWYFGKITRRDSERLLLSLENRRGTFLVRESETTKGAYCLSVLDYDNTKGLNVKHYKIRKLDSGGFYITSRTQFSTLQQLVNHYRKHADGLCHSLSDICPVLKPQTQGLAKDAWEIPRESLHLDLKLGQGCFGEVWMGTWNGTTRVAIKTLKPGTMSPEAFLQEAQVMKKLRHEKLVQLYAVVSEEPIYIVTEYMGKGSLLDFLKGEMGKMLRLPQLVDMASQIASGMAYVERMNYVHRDLRAANILVGDNLVCKVADFGLARLIEDNEYTARQGAKFPIKWTAPEAAHYGRFTIKSDVWSFGILLTELATKGRVPYPGMVNREVLDQVERGYRMPCPTECPESLHDLMLTCWKKDPEERPTFEYLQSFLEDYFTSTEPQYQPGENL, from the exons ATGGGGGTGTCCAAAAGTAAGCCTAAGGAGGCGGGTCTACGTACCGTCAGCCTCGATGCCAACCTCAGCTCTGGGGGTTCCAGTGGCTTACACCATAACGCTGCCCTCCAGTCTTTAACTCCAAGTCGTAGCGCCACTGTGGAGGGAGGCCTCGGCGGCAATCACCTCGTGGGTAATAAGGCCGAACTAACCCTGTTTGGCGGTGTGGACAGTGGTAGCCTCAACTCCTCTTCAAGTAGAATCACACTAGCAG GGGGTGTGACGACCTTTGTGGCTTTATATGACTACGAGTCTCGAACAGCTTCTGATCTGTCATTCAGAAAAGGAGAACGCCTGCAGATAGTCAACAACAc GAGAAAGGTGAACTGCAG AGAGGGTGATTGGTGGCTAGCACGATCCCTGACCACCGGTGAGAATGGATATATTCCCAGCAATTACGTGGCCCCATCGGACTCTATCCAAGCAGAAGA TCATCTCAGACTGACTGCAGAGTCCAG GTGGTACTTTGGCAAGATTACTCGCCGCGACTCAGAGAGGCTCCTGCTCAGTTTGGAGAACAGAAGAGGAACATTCCTGGTGAGAGAAAGCGAGACCACCAAAG GTGCTTATTGTTTGTCTGTGCTCGACTACGACAACACCAAGGGACTGAATGTAAAACACTACAAGATCAGGAAGTTGGACAGTGGTGGCTTTTACATTACTTCCCGCACACAGTTTAGCACTCTGCAGCAGCTTGTTAATCACTATCGCA AACATGCGGATGGGCTTTGCCACAGTCTGAGCGACATCTGTCCAGTGCTGAAACCTCAGACTCAGGGTTTAGCTAAGGATGCGTGGGAAATTCCTAGAGAGTCTCTTCATCTAGACCTCAAGCTCGGACAGGGGTGCTTTGGAGAAGTTTGGATGG GAACATGGAATGGTACAACCCGTGTGGCAATCAAGACGCTAAAACCTGGCACCATGTCTCCTGAGGCATTCCTCCAGGAGGCTCAGGTCATGAAGAAGCTAAGGCATGAGAAGCTGGTTCAGCTTTACGCCGTGGTATCAGAGGAGCCCATCTACATCGTCACTGAGTACATGGGAAAAG GTAGCTTACTGGATTTCCTAAAAGGTGAAATGGGCAAGATGCTCCGCCTCCCTCAGCTGGTGGACATGGCATCACAG ATTGCTTCAGGGATGGCATATGTGGAAAGGATGAACTATGTGCACAGAGATCTGAGAGCCGCCAACATCCTGGTGGGAGATAACCTGGTTTGTAAAGTGGCAGATTTTGGCTTGGCTCGCCTCATCGAGGATAATGAATACACGGCGAGACAAG GAGCCAAATTTCCCATCAAATGGACGGCTCCAGAAGCAGCTCACTATGGCCGTTTCACCATTAAATCTGACGTCTGGTCATTCGGGATCCTGCTTACTGAACTGGCTACCAAAGGAAGAGTGCCATATCCAG GTATGGTAAACCGTGAAGTTCTGGACCAGGTTGAGCGCGGTTACAGGATGCCGTGCCCGACAGAGTGCCCAGAATCTCTGCACGACTTGATGCTGACGTGCTGGAAAAAAGATCCAGAGGAAAGGCCCACCTTTGAGTACCTCCAGAGCTTCCTGGAGGATTACTTTACTTCCACTGAGCCTCAGTATCAGCCTGGCGAGAACTTGTGA